A single window of Halodesulfovibrio sp. DNA harbors:
- a CDS encoding RIO1 family regulatory kinase/ATPase yields MTCLRKNHKRSVYYDKSAGQYTKYFTPKFELKLKYWLRLRKYPGLNFAYIARKLQALGLNTPQIIEAEKYKVVTREIAAPTLREYLQNSNDPNVYEQFVDVVARILNAGISFFDFNQGNFLYKDGQFYVIDLEGYTDSVFISRGKAGVLYRIEKDLGAPFRKEIERRWVNETLAQKVSGLFQKLRGKK; encoded by the coding sequence ATGACGTGTCTTCGGAAAAACCATAAACGCTCTGTCTACTATGATAAGAGTGCAGGACAATATACAAAGTACTTCACACCCAAATTCGAATTAAAGCTCAAATATTGGCTCAGGCTACGCAAATATCCAGGGCTTAATTTCGCCTATATTGCTCGAAAACTTCAAGCACTTGGACTTAATACTCCTCAGATTATCGAAGCAGAAAAGTACAAAGTAGTTACTAGGGAAATTGCTGCCCCGACTTTGCGCGAATACTTACAAAATTCAAATGACCCTAACGTCTATGAACAATTTGTTGATGTGGTCGCCCGCATCCTCAATGCAGGAATTTCTTTCTTTGATTTTAATCAGGGAAACTTTTTATATAAAGATGGGCAATTTTACGTAATTGATTTGGAAGGATACACGGATTCCGTTTTTATTTCTCGCGGTAAGGCTGGCGTATTGTACCGTATTGAAAAAGACCTTGGCGCACCTTTTCGCAAAGAAATTGAGCGCCGCTGGGTTAACGAAACACTAGCTCAAAAGGTTTCGGGACTGTTCCAAAAACTGCGTGGCAAAAAATAG
- a CDS encoding rubrerythrin family protein, with protein sequence MSKTLENLMAAFAGESQANRKYLAYAKKAEKEGYTQVAKLFRAAADAETIHAHAHLRNAGKIGDTLANLKDAIAGETFEFEKMYPAMITEAESEGEKVAARYFGFANKAEAVHAELYTKALENIENPVEVDYYNCSVCGHTHEGPTEEKCPICGASASAYYKVD encoded by the coding sequence ATGTCCAAGACTCTTGAAAATCTTATGGCTGCTTTTGCTGGTGAATCTCAGGCTAACCGCAAATACCTCGCTTACGCTAAAAAAGCTGAAAAAGAAGGTTACACTCAGGTTGCAAAGCTTTTCCGCGCTGCTGCTGACGCAGAAACTATCCATGCACATGCACACCTCCGCAATGCTGGCAAAATCGGTGATACTCTTGCAAACCTCAAAGACGCTATTGCTGGCGAAACCTTTGAGTTTGAAAAAATGTACCCTGCAATGATTACAGAAGCTGAAAGCGAAGGCGAAAAAGTTGCAGCACGCTACTTCGGCTTTGCAAACAAAGCAGAAGCAGTACACGCAGAACTTTACACTAAAGCTCTCGAGAACATCGAAAACCCAGTAGAAGTTGATTACTACAACTGTTCTGTTTGTGGTCACACACATGAAGGCCCAACAGAAGAAAAATGTCCAATTTGTGGTGCTTCAGCATCTGCATACTACAAAGTAGACTAG
- a CDS encoding rubrerythrin family protein, with the protein MSKTAENLMAAFAGESQANRKYLAYAAKAEKEGYPQVAKLFRAAADAETIHAHAHLRNAGKIGSTCENLKDAIAGETHEFKNMYPEMIKDAEAEGEKAALRFFTYANKAEEVHAELYQKMMETIDNPVETDYYNCSVCGYTHEGPFEGDKCPICNASPSAFYKVD; encoded by the coding sequence ATGAGTAAAACTGCTGAAAACTTAATGGCGGCATTTGCCGGTGAATCACAAGCAAACCGTAAGTACCTTGCATATGCTGCAAAAGCTGAAAAAGAAGGCTATCCGCAAGTTGCTAAGCTCTTCCGCGCAGCGGCTGATGCTGAAACTATTCACGCACATGCACACCTCCGCAACGCTGGAAAAATTGGTTCAACTTGCGAAAATCTGAAAGATGCCATCGCAGGTGAGACTCATGAATTCAAAAATATGTATCCAGAAATGATAAAGGATGCTGAAGCCGAAGGCGAAAAAGCAGCTCTGCGTTTCTTCACCTATGCCAATAAAGCGGAAGAAGTACATGCCGAACTATATCAAAAAATGATGGAAACAATCGATAACCCCGTAGAAACCGACTACTACAATTGTTCCGTTTGCGGCTACACACACGAAGGGCCGTTTGAAGGTGATAAGTGTCCTATTTGTAACGCATCCCCTTCAGCGTTTTACAAAGTGGACTAA
- a CDS encoding type IA DNA topoisomerase, protein MPKTLIIAEKPSVAREIAPHVNATNRREGYLEGTTHIVSWAVGHLVGIAEPEEQHEAWQGRWNIQQLPIIPPKFKLAVLKEGQRQYAVLNRLLNDQNVSDIVNATDAGREGELIFRRIYLMAGCDKPVQRLWANDMTEEGLKKSLRSLMPDAKKRNLGLAAFARAEADWLIGMNFSRLFTVKANRLISVGRVQTPVLKLLSDRRSEIEDFTPKDYWTVEATFCRPEKAASSKKTAEEDANELSTANCFSATYHLPEDEKETRINFESRAHKVADECKNKEGKVEGVTSRKGTTKPPLPFDLTTLQREANTRFGLSAKDTLAIAQALYEQKKLITYPRTDSRHLTKELFAEILTYFRAIYPLYKDETVPAVDRIKDGKKFLCVNDKKVTDHHAIIPTARKANMLQLSGDEQKIYDMICRRFIAAFSQEAIYQSSTVRVFVGEHLFIAKGKVFKDKGWLVVEPWRTAKDNPLPSLRKGTTVHTESIDTVTRQTKAPAHFTDASLLSAMETAGKFVEDDELRLAMKERGLGTPATRAQVIETLLSRKYIERKGKKIQATNSGQEVIEVISAMLPDIVSPEMTGQWEKKLKDIEGGKATYPEFMHSIRHLVAGGIHHIKDKSVAPILLARKAKEVGEREPDGKCPLCGGEILDMDKRYACSNWKRDDGGCMFVIWKTMFGRTLEKSIVDELLHAGRTAEPLDLVSKAGKEYSAHLKIELGQVKLEFANSPRPQSQWSGSTSQDAIPYDIAPEDMPPPAPLPHELESSSTQPAPSIVIEPAQPSDSADNNTNK, encoded by the coding sequence ATGCCAAAGACACTTATTATTGCAGAAAAACCCTCAGTTGCCCGCGAAATTGCCCCGCATGTAAACGCGACCAACCGCAGGGAAGGATATTTAGAAGGAACCACCCACATTGTAAGTTGGGCGGTAGGACATCTTGTAGGTATTGCTGAACCGGAAGAACAGCATGAAGCATGGCAAGGACGCTGGAATATTCAGCAGCTGCCAATTATTCCTCCAAAATTTAAGCTTGCTGTTCTCAAAGAAGGACAACGGCAATACGCAGTTCTTAACCGCTTGCTGAACGACCAGAACGTCTCTGACATTGTTAACGCAACAGATGCCGGTCGTGAGGGGGAGCTTATCTTCCGTCGTATCTATCTTATGGCAGGATGCGACAAACCTGTTCAGCGTCTGTGGGCAAACGACATGACAGAAGAGGGGCTAAAAAAAAGTTTACGCTCTCTCATGCCTGACGCTAAAAAGCGTAATCTCGGGCTGGCTGCTTTTGCCAGAGCAGAGGCTGACTGGCTTATCGGGATGAATTTTTCACGTCTATTCACGGTGAAAGCCAATCGTCTGATATCTGTTGGTCGAGTCCAAACTCCAGTACTCAAACTGCTCTCCGACCGCCGAAGCGAGATCGAAGATTTTACGCCTAAAGATTACTGGACGGTTGAAGCAACCTTCTGCCGACCTGAAAAAGCGGCTTCCTCTAAAAAAACGGCAGAAGAAGATGCCAACGAACTTTCAACAGCAAACTGCTTTTCAGCTACGTATCATCTACCTGAAGATGAAAAAGAAACACGCATCAACTTTGAATCGCGAGCACACAAAGTTGCTGATGAGTGCAAGAACAAAGAAGGAAAGGTTGAAGGCGTAACCAGTCGCAAAGGTACTACAAAGCCACCATTACCGTTTGACCTCACCACTCTGCAACGCGAAGCAAACACGCGCTTTGGGCTTTCAGCAAAAGACACTCTCGCCATTGCACAGGCATTGTACGAGCAAAAAAAATTAATCACGTATCCGCGTACAGACTCGCGTCACCTGACAAAAGAGCTATTTGCTGAAATCCTTACCTACTTCCGCGCCATTTATCCGCTATATAAAGATGAAACGGTTCCGGCAGTCGACCGAATTAAAGATGGTAAAAAATTTCTTTGTGTTAATGACAAGAAAGTCACCGATCACCATGCAATAATTCCGACAGCGCGCAAAGCAAATATGCTCCAGCTCTCAGGCGACGAACAAAAAATTTATGACATGATCTGCCGCCGTTTTATTGCAGCCTTCAGTCAAGAAGCTATCTACCAGTCATCTACTGTCCGTGTCTTTGTTGGCGAACATCTGTTCATTGCCAAGGGCAAAGTATTTAAAGATAAGGGGTGGCTTGTCGTTGAACCGTGGCGTACGGCAAAAGACAACCCTTTGCCTTCGTTACGTAAAGGAACAACCGTTCATACAGAATCTATAGACACGGTAACCCGCCAAACGAAAGCACCTGCGCACTTTACGGATGCATCATTGCTTAGCGCCATGGAAACCGCAGGGAAATTTGTAGAAGACGATGAGCTTCGACTCGCTATGAAAGAACGAGGACTTGGAACCCCTGCAACACGGGCACAAGTTATTGAAACGCTTCTCTCGCGAAAATATATAGAGCGCAAAGGAAAAAAAATTCAAGCAACGAACTCCGGTCAAGAAGTTATCGAAGTTATTTCAGCTATGCTTCCGGATATTGTTTCTCCCGAAATGACAGGACAATGGGAGAAAAAACTTAAAGACATAGAAGGCGGCAAAGCCACCTACCCTGAGTTTATGCATTCCATTCGTCATCTTGTTGCGGGTGGTATTCATCATATTAAGGATAAAAGCGTTGCCCCTATCCTTCTTGCACGAAAAGCGAAAGAAGTGGGTGAACGCGAACCGGACGGAAAGTGTCCTCTATGTGGCGGTGAAATACTCGATATGGACAAACGCTATGCCTGTTCTAACTGGAAACGCGACGACGGCGGCTGTATGTTTGTTATCTGGAAAACAATGTTCGGGCGTACACTGGAGAAGTCTATCGTTGATGAACTCTTGCATGCAGGACGCACTGCAGAACCTCTCGATCTTGTCTCCAAAGCGGGCAAAGAGTATTCCGCACATTTGAAAATTGAACTTGGTCAAGTAAAGCTTGAATTTGCCAACTCTCCGCGCCCGCAAAGTCAATGGTCAGGCTCAACCTCCCAAGATGCTATACCATACGACATTGCGCCGGAAGACATGCCGCCTCCGGCACCACTTCCTCATGAGCTTGAGAGTAGCTCCACACAACCTGCCCCAAGTATCGTTATCGAGCCTGCACAGCCAAGCGACTCTGCCGACAACAATACGAATAAGTAA